The stretch of DNA GCCAGGCTGGCCAACACAGAGAGACCCCAtaacagagagggaaggagggagaggggaaggaaggaaagaaagatgagtaagatggtaaattttatgttattttaccacagtttaaaaaaaaaacctaacatctCCTCCTGTCCAGAATTTCAAGAGAACTGCCAAATAAAAGATACTCAATTGAGCAAAATACAGTCCATGGTAAACATCTCCTTTCTCAGCAAAACCTCAAAACCAGACTATGAGGAAGTAAGTTTTATTACTTCAAGTCCAAGAGAAATCACTGGCCCAATGCTACACAAAGTGGCCTAGCCAGGATCTGATTACGGAGCCCGTTCTCCCTAGAACTAGCCACAGACCATTTCCCCGTGCTCCCCTCTGCTTTCCAGTTGGGAGCTTGGGCACAGAGGGAGGACTACTGTGGGCAGAGCCCCAGGCACTGCAAGGTCCTAGAAAAATAAGGGGGCAAAGGTGCCAGAAGCTGGGTGGGGGCATCCCTGGGCCTAGTGCCTGGGAGGAGAAGACAATGCAGGTGAAGGTGCAAGGGCAGCTCAGCAGCCTGGGAGGGAGTCAAGTGCAGGCGTCGGAGGAGGACTTCATCCAGGACCTGGAGTGGGAGAGGCATGGCTGCATTCAACCACCTGTGTTCCAGCCAGTGGACACCAGCTCGAAGGGGAATGGGAGTGAGgcactcttcttcctcccctggTCCACAGctgctgttctctctctctctctctctctctccctctctctctctctatatatatatatgcacacacacacacacacacacacacacacacacacacactgagactAGTCAGGGATTCACATCTCCTGCATACAGCTGTTATGCCCAGCCCGTTGCAGTTTGCACCTTTTGCATGAGTGGAAGTGGAAGTAGGTGTGTTGCTTCCAGACCTGGCCCATGAAAGCGTCTGGCTAGACAGCAGCAGCTTGGGTGTCGAGTAACTGCCTGGAACAAAGCACTCCTACTCCACTCCCATTCATTGGGTTTACCACGAGGAAATCACTGTGCTAGACTTCAGTACTTGGGGCTGTCAGAGTTGTAGAGGAACCCTAATCCTTACATACTCCTTCTTGCACCCCTTGTACCACAAAGACTCAAAGGATGGTGAACTTGGAAGGGCTTTTAGAAATTATTGACCATGTGGACAGAATGAGGCCTAAAAGAGGGGATATCACTTGCCTAAGCGACACAGTAAGCTAGTGGTAGATCTCTCTGGAAGCCAAGAGGATGCCTCCCAGTCCCAACCTACATAGCTACATGTGGAGATGCTGATCTCTCatcatccccaccccaccctggacGGGCACATGGGCACGGTTACCTGTCTCTGGGGCTTGCGGCTCTCAGCTGGCAACAGGAAGCGCTGGCCTAGAACAGTGCCCACGCGAGCAGCATAGGTGCTGTCCCCAAGCACAGGGCAGAGCTGGAGCATCATGTGTACCTGCAGCTGATTGGGGAACACTGGGCGACAGGGAGATAGGAGATGGTGGGCAGCCGTTCCTACTGTCTACCCAGTACTGCCCTGCCTCCTCCCCTGAGGACAGACCACCCCATTCCTGGATTAGGTGGATTAGTGAGATGGTCTCTGCCTCTAGAGAGGGGCACGTGAGCACAACAGGACAATGAGAACTGGCAATCCACCTGTCCTGTGGGAATCAACCCCAAATGGTTGAAGCTACTGGGACCAGGACCACTCACTCCTGCTGGTAATAACAGTGGAGTATAAGCCTGGAGTTGCAACCTCCAGCTGGATCTGGTCACATACATCCTCAGGGTCCATCAGATGCTCCCCAGGCTGCCAGTGAGTCCCCTCTTCCTCTCACCCCCTGGGCTCCCTATGCTAAGTACTGTTCCAAAAGCTGGCTGGGGCTCTGACCCACCTGTCACTGGCTGTAGCTGGACCAGGGCACAGCCAGAGCCTGTGGCCATCACACGGAAGTGGCTAAGGGTCCTCTTGACACCTTCCACGATGTTCTTTCGGGATGGGGACTTCACGGGAACTACCTGTGGTGCCAGCCAAGCATGAACAAGTTTTGATCCACACCTGGGAGCTATACCTAGACCTCCCTGCTCCCAACGGACACAGCACAGGCAGCAGTGACTCATCTATGACAGGATAAGACAGCCAACCCCCTCTTCCCTATCCTACAGTCCACTACATAGTAATACATCTAAAGGGACACCTCTTCCCCGACTCACGAGACTGACACCATCAATGTGTTCCAGTGCCAAAGCCACATGGATCTTTCCCTCAGGAGGAGCTGGGATGCCATCAGTGACAGCACTGAGAGAGAGCAGGAGGAGGTCACAGGATGACCTGCTGCCCCCTCCACACCACCCTCAGCCTCCCCTCATCTCTCACCAGTAGGTTGCTGTGGGTCTCTGTGCTCTCCTTGAGTGGTTAAAGAACTTCTGGAGGCGGCTTGTGGTCTGGGGACAACTGGAGAGCAGAACAAGCCCAGAGGTCTCCCTGGAGGAAGGGGACAAATCACAAGTTAGTCCCTTGGGCTTGCTCACGGGACCCCTAGAGAAGAAACACTGTCTCATTTAGGGCAAAGCAGTAACACCAGGACAATAACCCAAACTTCCTGAGAAACAAGGCTTCCCCTTGTTGGAAGTCTACATAGCTTAATGTGTTTCTCATTTTGCCCTAGTTACCAGGGAGCTCAAAGCCAAATATCATAGCAATGACCACCAACTGCTCAGTGTGTACCACATGCCAGGAACTCAACTAGGAATTTTACATATGGTAGCTGTTAAATAATTCCCCCTCCGCATCACTTACTTCCCAGGTGCTCGG from Castor canadensis chromosome 10, mCasCan1.hap1v2, whole genome shotgun sequence encodes:
- the Rpusd3 gene encoding mitochondrial mRNA pseudouridine synthase RPUSD3 isoform X1, with protein sequence MMGVFRAWGRVFGGSRRGLGTHPPPGDAGFGTKARRQLSPRGSSKPLGPLGDRPVPGLLRTDSLSREELAAVLRAAVVDQKGPLVTLNKPQGLPVTGKPGELTLLSVLPELSQSLGLREQELQLVRAPGKETSGLVLLSSCPQTTSRLQKFFNHSRRAQRPTATYCAVTDGIPAPPEGKIHVALALEHIDGVSLVVPVKSPSRKNIVEGVKRTLSHFRVMATGSGCALVQLQPVTVFPNQLQVHMMLQLCPVLGDSTYAARVGTVLGQRFLLPAESRKPQRQVLDEVLLRRLHLTPSQAAELPLHLHLHCLLLPGTRPRDAPTQLLAPLPPYFSRTLQCLGLCPQ
- the Rpusd3 gene encoding mitochondrial mRNA pseudouridine synthase RPUSD3 isoform X2, with the protein product MMGVFRAWGRVFGGSRRGLGTHPPPGDAGFGTKARRQLSPRGSSKPLGPLGDRPVPGLLRTDSLSREELAAVLRAAVVDQKGPLVTLNKPQGLPVTGKPGELTLLSVLPELSQSLGLREQELQLVRAPGKETSGLVLLSSCPQTTSRLQKFFNHSRRAQRPTATYCAVTDGIPAPPEGKIHVALALEHIDGVSLVVPVKSPSRKNIVEGVKRTLSHFRVMATGSGCALVQLQPVTVFPNQLQVHMMLQLCPVLGDSTYAARVGTVLGQRFLLPAESRKPQRQMRKL